In Bacteroides sp. AN502(2024), one genomic interval encodes:
- a CDS encoding carbon-nitrogen hydrolase, which yields MRKIKVGIIQQSNTADIRVNLMNLAKSIEACAAHGAQLIVLQELHNSLYFCQTENTNLFDLAEPIPGPSTGFYSELAAANRVVLVTSLFEKRAPGLYHNTAVVFDRDGSIAGKYRKMHIPDDPAYYEKFYFTPGDIGFEPIQTSLGKLGVLVCWDQWYPEAARLMALKGAELLIYPTAIGWESSDTDDEKARQLNAWIISQRAHAVANGLPVISVNRVGHEPDPSGQTNGIMFWGNSFVAGSQGEFLAQAGNDHPENIVVEIDMERSENVRRWWPFLRDRRIDEYDGLTKRFLN from the coding sequence ATGAGAAAGATAAAAGTCGGAATCATCCAACAATCCAATACCGCAGATATTCGGGTCAACCTGATGAACCTCGCAAAGAGTATAGAGGCTTGCGCTGCTCACGGTGCGCAGCTGATTGTGCTTCAAGAGCTACACAATTCACTTTATTTCTGCCAAACAGAAAACACCAACCTGTTTGATCTGGCTGAACCTATTCCCGGACCATCTACAGGCTTTTATTCTGAGTTGGCGGCCGCCAATAGAGTAGTCCTTGTCACCTCTCTTTTTGAGAAACGTGCTCCCGGACTATATCACAACACCGCCGTTGTGTTCGACCGCGACGGAAGCATTGCAGGAAAATACCGGAAAATGCACATTCCCGATGATCCGGCTTACTACGAGAAATTCTATTTCACTCCCGGAGACATCGGTTTTGAACCTATTCAAACCTCTTTAGGAAAGTTGGGAGTACTGGTATGCTGGGATCAATGGTATCCGGAAGCTGCCCGCCTGATGGCACTGAAAGGTGCGGAACTTTTAATTTATCCTACCGCCATCGGCTGGGAAAGCAGTGACACAGACGATGAAAAAGCCCGCCAACTCAACGCCTGGATTATCTCGCAACGCGCCCATGCCGTTGCCAATGGTCTTCCTGTCATCTCCGTCAACCGAGTAGGACACGAGCCCGATCCTTCCGGACAGACAAACGGCATTATGTTTTGGGGAAACAGCTTCGTAGCAGGATCACAAGGAGAATTCCTGGCACAAGCCGGAAACGATCATCCGGAAAATATAGTAGTGGAAATAGATATGGAACGCTCGGAAAATGTACGCCGTTGGTGGCCGTTCCTCCGTGATCGCCGGATTGACGAGTACGATGGACTTACCAAACGCTTTCTGAATTAA
- a CDS encoding agmatine deiminase family protein: MGIMVGLPSPSGSEKDLQLSFGKNMTVQVETRAPHLPAEWHIQSGIQLTWPHAGTDWAYMLAEVQECFINIAREIAKRELLLIVTPEPEEVKKQIAATVNMNNVRFLECVTNDTWARDHGAITMIDTGTPSLLDFTFNGWGLKFASKLDNQITKQAVEAGALKGRYVDHLDFVLEGGSIESDGMGTLLTTSECLLSPQRNGRLNQVEIEEYLKSTFHLQKVLWLDHGYLAGDDTDSHIDTLARFCSTDTIAYVKCDDKGDEHYEALLAMEEQLKTFRTLAGEPYRLLALPMADKIEEDGERLPATYANFLIMNEVILYPTYHQPANDQKAREVLQQAFPDHQIIGIDCRALIKQHGSLHCVTMQYPLGVIK; encoded by the coding sequence ATGGGAATCATGGTTGGACTTCCCAGCCCAAGTGGCTCGGAGAAAGATTTGCAGTTGAGTTTCGGCAAAAACATGACCGTGCAGGTAGAGACGAGAGCACCTCATTTACCCGCCGAATGGCATATACAGAGTGGTATACAGTTGACATGGCCACACGCCGGTACAGACTGGGCATACATGCTGGCAGAAGTGCAAGAATGTTTTATAAACATAGCCAGGGAAATAGCGAAGCGAGAGTTACTATTGATTGTCACCCCCGAACCGGAAGAAGTGAAAAAGCAGATAGCTGCTACCGTCAACATGAACAACGTCCGCTTTCTGGAATGTGTCACTAATGACACATGGGCACGCGACCACGGAGCTATCACCATGATAGACACCGGCACCCCTTCCCTGCTCGACTTTACATTCAACGGCTGGGGATTGAAATTTGCTTCCAAGCTGGATAATCAAATCACCAAACAAGCGGTGGAAGCTGGAGCCTTGAAAGGCCGGTATGTCGACCACCTCGACTTCGTTCTCGAAGGAGGCTCCATCGAAAGCGACGGGATGGGTACACTGCTCACTACCTCCGAATGCCTGCTTTCTCCCCAACGGAACGGGCGACTGAACCAGGTAGAGATAGAAGAATACCTGAAATCGACCTTCCACCTGCAAAAGGTCCTTTGGTTAGACCACGGTTATCTTGCCGGTGACGACACCGACAGCCACATCGACACTTTGGCACGTTTCTGTTCTACCGACACCATCGCTTACGTGAAATGCGATGACAAAGGAGACGAACACTACGAAGCATTACTCGCAATGGAGGAACAACTGAAAACATTCCGCACCTTAGCAGGAGAGCCCTATCGCCTGTTAGCCTTACCGATGGCGGACAAGATAGAAGAAGACGGCGAACGCCTGCCCGCGACTTATGCCAACTTCCTGATAATGAATGAAGTTATTCTCTACCCTACCTACCATCAACCGGCGAATGACCAAAAAGCAAGAGAAGTGTTACAACAAGCATTTCCGGACCATCAGATAATCGGAATAGACTGCCGTGCCCTGATTAAGCAACACGGTTCCCTGCATTGTGTCACCATGCAATACCCATTGGGAGTTATAAAATGA
- a CDS encoding ferredoxin domain-containing protein, with the protein MILNERDARHEHVLQVARQMMTATRTAPKGKGIDIIEVALITGEEIKQLSDTMIAMVEEHGMKFFLRDADNILSAECVVLIGTREQAQGLNCGHCGFTTCTGRTDGVPCALNSIDVGIAIGSACATAADLRVDTRVMFSAGLAAQRLNLLEDCKMVMAIPVSASSKNPFFDRKPKLETNA; encoded by the coding sequence ATGATACTGAACGAAAGAGATGCCCGTCATGAGCATGTATTGCAAGTAGCCCGCCAGATGATGACAGCTACGCGTACTGCTCCGAAAGGAAAAGGTATCGATATTATCGAAGTGGCCCTAATCACAGGTGAAGAGATCAAACAACTATCGGACACTATGATAGCTATGGTAGAAGAACACGGAATGAAATTCTTCCTCCGTGATGCCGACAACATCCTAAGTGCTGAATGTGTTGTATTGATAGGAACGCGCGAGCAGGCGCAGGGCTTGAATTGCGGGCATTGCGGATTTACTACCTGCACCGGACGTACTGATGGAGTTCCCTGCGCATTGAACAGCATAGATGTAGGTATTGCCATAGGTTCCGCATGCGCTACGGCAGCCGATTTACGAGTAGACACACGCGTCATGTTCTCCGCCGGATTGGCAGCACAACGCCTGAACTTGCTGGAAGACTGCAAAATGGTAATGGCCATCCCCGTAAGTGCATCCTCCAAGAATCCGTTCTTTGACCGGAAACCCAAATTGGAAACAAATGCATAA
- a CDS encoding DUF6078 family protein — protein MIGSILMPELNCLGLCMEWRTIRHLLDNVPHKDEEQLKSQMLGYFGRGMYYRFYRKERYWSLGQQEYIRRIFRQKGITEKPAFDSYTEEYIW, from the coding sequence ATGATTGGGTCTATATTAATGCCGGAATTAAATTGTTTAGGACTATGTATGGAGTGGCGGACAATCAGGCATTTGTTGGACAACGTGCCTCACAAAGATGAGGAACAACTAAAAAGTCAAATGCTTGGCTATTTCGGACGCGGGATGTATTACCGCTTTTACCGTAAAGAGAGATATTGGTCTCTTGGACAACAGGAATATATTCGTAGAATTTTCCGTCAGAAAGGAATAACGGAGAAACCTGCATTCGATTCCTACACAGAAGAATATATATGGTAA
- a CDS encoding helix-turn-helix transcriptional regulator, with product MGKKREGMQRMLVIINKLKGPKRYVPRRELENYVTHRMEERDGTPVDIRTLQRDFKDIEDLFGISICFDKKQNGYYINEEDDLKKEQYERLLLNFDLLNALDNTSNLHTYVLAEHHRPNDCECLPTLIKAIKFFHPVEFSYIYVREGDKVREKKVLPYYLKEDQQRWYLLAYDNEILKTFNIDCIRNLKILYEETFKRNMNIDARNLFKDSYGIWNQADIPVENIELSYSALDGSFLKSIPLHHSQEIIVDNETEFRIRLRLRITNDFVMALLSRSSSLTVIEPLHLRERIRKVYEEALRRNT from the coding sequence ATGGGCAAGAAACGGGAAGGAATGCAACGAATGCTGGTCATTATCAATAAATTGAAAGGACCAAAACGGTATGTGCCGCGTAGAGAATTGGAGAACTACGTGACACATCGCATGGAAGAACGAGACGGAACACCTGTAGACATAAGAACTTTGCAGCGAGACTTCAAAGATATAGAAGATCTATTTGGTATCAGCATCTGTTTTGATAAGAAACAAAACGGTTATTACATCAATGAGGAAGATGATTTGAAAAAGGAGCAGTACGAACGGCTTCTGCTAAACTTCGATCTATTGAATGCTTTGGACAATACTTCCAATCTACACACCTATGTTCTTGCCGAACATCATCGTCCCAACGACTGTGAATGTCTTCCGACATTGATAAAAGCCATTAAATTCTTTCACCCGGTAGAATTCAGTTACATTTATGTACGTGAGGGAGACAAAGTACGCGAGAAAAAAGTCTTACCTTATTATCTGAAAGAAGACCAGCAAAGATGGTATCTCCTCGCCTATGACAACGAAATATTAAAAACGTTCAATATAGACTGTATTCGCAATCTCAAAATCCTTTATGAGGAAACCTTCAAAAGGAATATGAATATTGATGCCAGAAACTTATTTAAAGACAGCTACGGCATCTGGAATCAGGCAGATATTCCAGTAGAAAATATTGAACTAAGCTATAGTGCATTGGATGGCAGTTTTTTGAAATCGATTCCTCTGCATCATTCGCAAGAAATCATTGTGGATAATGAGACGGAATTCCGAATCAGATTACGCCTTCGTATTACTAATGATTTTGTTATGGCATTGCTCTCGCGTAGCAGTTCACTTACAGTAATCGAGCCGTTACATCTTCGGGAACGAATACGGAAAGTTTATGAGGAAGCACTGCGGAGAAATACATAA
- a CDS encoding ATP-binding cassette domain-containing protein has translation MLHVENICIAFGTEVLVSGFNMKLERGETACIVGQSGCGKTSLLNAIMGFVPLKEGIIRVGGMVLDKSTIDAVRRQIAWIPQELALPFEWVKEMVALPFELKVNRSVPFSEERLFTCFDELGLEHDLYTKRVNEVSGGQRQRIMLAVAAMLDKPLIIIDEPTSALDSESTDKVLSFFRRQAEKGAAVLAVSHDKDFASGCHFLIEL, from the coding sequence ATGCTACATGTTGAGAACATTTGTATTGCTTTTGGGACGGAAGTTCTTGTCTCTGGTTTTAATATGAAATTGGAGAGGGGAGAAACTGCTTGTATTGTGGGACAATCTGGTTGTGGAAAGACTTCGTTACTGAACGCGATAATGGGTTTTGTTCCGTTGAAAGAAGGGATAATCAGGGTCGGAGGAATGGTGCTGGATAAATCGACTATTGATGCAGTCAGACGGCAGATTGCATGGATTCCTCAGGAACTGGCATTGCCGTTCGAATGGGTGAAAGAAATGGTTGCCCTGCCGTTCGAGTTGAAAGTGAACCGTTCGGTCCCTTTTTCGGAAGAAAGGCTTTTCACTTGCTTTGACGAATTGGGACTGGAACATGATTTGTATACAAAAAGAGTGAATGAGGTGTCGGGCGGACAACGGCAACGCATCATGCTTGCAGTGGCTGCGATGCTTGATAAACCTCTCATTATCATAGATGAACCGACTTCTGCTTTGGATTCCGAATCGACCGATAAGGTACTTTCTTTTTTCCGGCGACAGGCGGAAAAAGGAGCGGCTGTACTTGCAGTGTCTCACGACAAGGACTTTGCATCGGGATGTCATTTTTTAATAGAGCTGTAA
- a CDS encoding ABC transporter permease, whose protein sequence is MGTIDISYYNLFIGLLLLTIPFFYLWKFKTGLLKPALIGTLRMIIQLFFIGMYLKYLFLWNNPWINFLWVVIMVFVAGQTALVRTQLKRRVLLIPIMVGFFCSVVLVGLYFVGIVLQLDNIFSAQYSIPIFGILMGNMLSSNVIALNTYYSGLKREQQLYHYLLGNGATRQEAQAPFIRQAIIKSFSPLIANISVMGLVALPGTMIGQILGGSSPNVAIKYQMMIMVITFTASMLSLMITISLASRRSFDAYGKLLEITKEPGK, encoded by the coding sequence GTGGGAACGATTGATATATCATATTATAATCTTTTTATAGGCTTGCTTTTGCTTACTATTCCGTTCTTCTATCTTTGGAAGTTTAAAACGGGACTACTGAAACCTGCCTTGATTGGTACATTGCGGATGATTATCCAACTATTCTTTATCGGGATGTATCTGAAATATCTTTTTTTATGGAACAATCCCTGGATCAACTTCCTTTGGGTGGTAATTATGGTATTTGTAGCTGGACAGACGGCATTGGTACGTACCCAGCTGAAACGTCGGGTCTTATTAATCCCTATTATGGTAGGATTTTTTTGTAGTGTTGTATTGGTAGGCTTATATTTTGTCGGTATTGTTCTTCAACTGGACAATATATTTAGCGCCCAATACTCTATTCCCATATTTGGCATCCTGATGGGCAATATGCTTTCGAGCAATGTGATAGCGTTGAATACTTATTATAGCGGATTGAAACGCGAACAACAGTTGTACCATTATTTATTGGGAAACGGAGCAACAAGGCAGGAAGCGCAGGCTCCATTTATCCGGCAGGCCATTATTAAATCTTTCAGTCCGCTAATTGCGAACATTTCCGTGATGGGATTGGTTGCTCTTCCAGGCACAATGATTGGACAAATTCTGGGAGGAAGCAGCCCGAACGTTGCCATCAAGTACCAGATGATGATTATGGTAATTACTTTTACAGCATCTATGCTGTCGCTGATGATAACTATTTCATTGGCTTCACGCCGATCTTTTGACGCATACGGGAAATTATTAGAGATAACCAAAGAACCCGGGAAATGA